The following are encoded in a window of Astyanax mexicanus isolate ESR-SI-001 chromosome 6, AstMex3_surface, whole genome shotgun sequence genomic DNA:
- the cbx3b gene encoding chromobox protein homolog 3b — MRKKQNVKNRKAEETTVVQEFAVEKIIRRRVNDGKVEYYLKWKGFTDAENTWEPEDNLDCPELIEEFLRNMAVSGETEKDDSPSLEPVFQPKEELTEMDADTAHQQLCQSEQTVNNTGRPGDHNTAPVDDPSTSPEPEHIIGSTDRNGELMFLIKWKGTDDVALLSAREASARWPQMVIGFYEDKLTWHAEEEP; from the exons ATGAGGAAAAAGCAGAATGTGAAAAACAGGAAGGCAGAGGAGACGACAGTTGTCCAGGAGTTTGCAGTGGAAAAAATTATCCGAAGAAGAGTCAACGATGGAAAAGTAGAGTACTACCTGAAGTGGAAAGGCTTCACTGA TGCTGAAAACACCTGGGAGCCAGAAGACAATCTGGACTGCCCTGAGCTGATAGAGGAGTTTCTCAGGAACATGGCTGTTTCAGGCGAAACTGAGAAGGATGACAGTCCCTCTCTGGAGCCTGTTTTCCAACCCAAAGAAGAACTGACTGAAATGGATGCTGACACA GCTCATCAACAGCTGTGTCAGAGTGAGCAGACAGTGAACAACACTGGGAGACCCGGTGATCATAACACGGCACCTGTGGATGACCCGTCGACATCCCCTGAGCCAGAGCACATCATCGGCTCTACTGATCGAAATGGAGAGCTCATGTTTCTTATCAAATG GAAAGGCACAGATGACGTTGCCCTGCTGTCTGCGAGGGAGGCCAGTGCAAGATGGCCCCAGATGGTCATCGGTTTCTATGAAGACAAGCTGACTTGGCATGCGGAAGAGGAACCGTGA
- the snx10b gene encoding sorting nexin-10B, whose amino-acid sequence MQEEFISVWVRDPRIQKEDFWHAYMDYEICLHTNSLAFNKKSSCVRRRYSEFVWLRQKLHDNALLLAHIPELPPKNPFFSLNNARQITARMEGLRFFLEEIVRCPVLLSDSCLHLFLQSQLSVKKIEACAEGRSRYTVAEAIQSSGCRVQRFCSEEHSQEEGETDSE is encoded by the exons ATGCAGGAGGAGTTTATCAGTGTGTGGGTGCGGGACCCTCGCATTCAGAAAGAGGACTTCTGGCATGCCTATATGGATTATGAAATCTGCTTACAT ACCAACAGTTTGGCCTTCAATAAGAAAAGTTCTTGTGTGCGGAGGAGATACAGCGAGTTTGTGTGGCTGAGGCAGAAACTGCATGATAATGCCTTGCTCTT AGCACACATACCAGAGCTTCCTCCAAAGAACCCCTTCTTCAGCCTCAACAATGCCAGACAGATCACTGCCCGCATGGAGGGACTGAGATTTTTCCTGGAAGA GATTGTACGCTGTCCGGTGCTGCTGTCTGACAGTTGCCTGCACCTGTTCCTGCAGTCTCAGCTGAGTGTGAAGAAGATCGAGGCGTGTGCCGAGGGCAGGAGCCGCTACACTGTTGCTGAGGCCATTCAGAGCTCAGGCTGCCGGGTCCAGCGGTTCTGCTCTGAGGAGCATTCACAGGAGGAGGGAGAGACTGACTCAGAGtga